From a region of the Streptomyces caniferus genome:
- a CDS encoding dihydrofolate reductase family protein yields MRKIILSMSVSLDGFIERPDRRIDWHLVDDELHRYFNEHLKGMGAFLSGRVTHELMAEFWPTADADPANAGPMAEFAGIWRDTPKIVFSRTLERADWNTTIMRDVVPEEIMALKAQPGGDLVLSGADLAAAFMAHDLIDEYRVYVHPVLIGRGKPLFPTTDATTALRLAGTRTFGNGVVLLHYRRAEDSATTG; encoded by the coding sequence ATGCGGAAGATCATCTTGTCGATGTCGGTGTCCCTGGACGGTTTCATCGAGAGGCCGGACCGCCGGATCGACTGGCATCTGGTCGACGACGAGCTGCACCGTTACTTCAACGAGCACCTCAAGGGGATGGGCGCCTTCCTGAGCGGCCGGGTCACCCATGAACTCATGGCGGAGTTCTGGCCGACGGCGGACGCCGATCCCGCCAATGCCGGACCCATGGCCGAGTTCGCCGGGATCTGGCGGGACACTCCCAAGATCGTGTTCTCCCGGACCCTGGAACGGGCCGACTGGAACACCACCATCATGCGCGACGTCGTCCCCGAAGAGATCATGGCGCTCAAGGCGCAGCCGGGCGGAGACCTGGTGCTCAGCGGCGCCGATCTCGCCGCCGCCTTCATGGCGCACGACCTGATCGACGAGTACCGCGTCTACGTCCACCCGGTCCTCATCGGCCGGGGCAAACCCCTCTTCCCCACCACGGATGCCACGACCGCACTGCGGCTCGCCGGGACCCGGACCTTCGGCAACGGCGTCGTCCTCCTCCACTACCGGCGTGCCGAGGATTCCGCGACGACGGGCTGA
- a CDS encoding ATP-dependent DNA ligase: MLLAALAQVSGDVAATSARSRKIALLAGLFRAAAPEDVPVVIPYLAGRLPQGRIGVGWSVLREPVPAADDATLTVRDVDTALTGLARVSGAGAQGERRRLVRELLAAATREEQRFLVGLLTGEVRQGALDAIAVEGLAAATEVPAADVRRAVMLAGSLQDVARALLAEGPPALAEFRLTVGRPVGPMLAHSAKSVAEALDRLGACAVEEKLDGIRVQVHRDGPDVRIHTRTLDEVTDRLPEVTALARELPADRFILDGEVIALDGEGRPVPFQRVAGRFGSRVDVSAAQAALPLSPVFFDALSVDGRDLLELPGEQRHAELARLVPEELRVRRQVVADPSDAAARAAAEDFWSRTLRRGHEGVVVKALDAPYSAGRRGAAWLKVKPVHTLDLVVLAAEWGHGRRTGKLSNLHLGARGPDGGFVMLGKTFKGLTDVTLGWQTERLQELAVRDDGHVVTVRPELVVEIAYDGLQTSTRYPAGVTLRFARVVRYREDKTAAEADTVETVLAAHAGGET; encoded by the coding sequence ATGCTGCTGGCCGCTCTCGCACAGGTCTCGGGGGACGTCGCCGCGACGTCGGCGCGTTCGCGGAAGATCGCGCTGCTGGCCGGGCTGTTCCGGGCCGCCGCGCCGGAGGACGTCCCGGTGGTCATCCCGTACCTGGCCGGGCGGCTGCCCCAGGGGCGGATCGGGGTCGGCTGGAGCGTGCTGCGCGAGCCGGTTCCGGCGGCGGACGACGCCACCCTGACCGTACGTGACGTGGATACGGCGCTGACCGGACTGGCGCGGGTCTCGGGCGCCGGGGCGCAGGGGGAGCGGCGCCGGCTGGTCCGGGAACTGCTGGCCGCGGCGACGCGGGAGGAACAGCGGTTCCTGGTCGGCCTGCTCACCGGCGAGGTGCGGCAGGGCGCGCTGGACGCCATCGCGGTCGAAGGGCTCGCCGCCGCCACCGAGGTGCCCGCGGCCGACGTCCGCCGGGCCGTGATGCTGGCGGGTTCCCTGCAGGACGTCGCACGGGCGCTGCTCGCCGAGGGGCCGCCGGCGCTCGCGGAGTTCCGGCTCACCGTCGGGCGGCCCGTCGGCCCGATGCTGGCGCACAGCGCCAAGTCGGTGGCCGAGGCGCTGGACAGACTCGGCGCCTGCGCCGTGGAGGAGAAGCTCGACGGCATCCGCGTACAGGTGCACCGGGACGGGCCGGACGTCCGGATCCACACCCGCACCCTCGACGAGGTCACCGACCGGCTCCCCGAGGTCACCGCCCTCGCCCGGGAGCTGCCGGCCGACCGCTTCATCCTCGACGGCGAGGTGATCGCGCTGGACGGCGAGGGGCGCCCGGTGCCGTTCCAGCGGGTCGCGGGGCGGTTCGGCTCGCGGGTGGACGTCTCCGCCGCGCAGGCGGCCCTGCCGCTGTCCCCGGTCTTCTTCGACGCGCTGTCGGTCGACGGCCGCGATCTGCTGGAACTGCCCGGCGAGCAGCGGCACGCGGAGCTGGCCCGGCTCGTCCCCGAAGAGCTGCGGGTGCGCCGCCAGGTGGTCGCGGACCCCTCCGACGCCGCGGCCCGCGCCGCCGCGGAGGACTTCTGGTCCCGCACCCTGCGCCGGGGCCACGAGGGCGTCGTCGTCAAGGCGTTGGACGCCCCCTACAGCGCGGGCCGCCGGGGTGCCGCCTGGCTGAAGGTGAAGCCCGTGCACACCCTGGACCTGGTGGTGCTCGCGGCGGAGTGGGGCCACGGCCGGCGCACCGGGAAGCTGTCCAACCTCCACCTCGGGGCGCGTGGGCCGGACGGCGGATTCGTCATGCTGGGCAAGACCTTCAAGGGCCTCACCGACGTCACCCTCGGCTGGCAGACCGAGCGGCTGCAAGAACTCGCCGTGCGCGACGACGGCCATGTCGTGACGGTGCGTCCGGAACTCGTCGTCGAGATCGCCTACGACGGCCTGCAGACGTCCACGCGCTACCCGGCGGGCGTGACCCTGCGCTTCGCGCGGGTGGTGCGCTACCGGGAGGACAAGACGGCGGCCGAGGCGGACACCGTCGAGACGGTGCTCGCCGCACACGCCGGCGGGGAGACGTAG
- a CDS encoding histone deacetylase — MTRPPRLEALAPSPEAARHLTPVRRLWYAAYGSNMHLDRLTCYLAGGRPPGGLRTHPGCRDPRRPARTEPVLLPGLLYFATESEVWTGGRAFYDPGPGLRPADGTGGRRTGGGELPARAYLLTLSQFSDIAAQEMYREPGEDLDLTEALTRGRARIGPGRYETLVCAGLLDGDPVLTFTAPWSSRDVAANPPSAAYLRHIAAGIVAAHGWSPHQAAAYLAGCPGAAGHWTATEIAALLDAPW, encoded by the coding sequence GTGACCCGCCCGCCACGCCTCGAAGCCCTCGCCCCCTCCCCCGAAGCGGCCCGCCACCTCACCCCCGTCCGCCGTCTCTGGTACGCGGCCTACGGCTCCAACATGCATCTCGACCGCCTGACCTGCTATTTGGCCGGTGGGCGACCCCCCGGCGGGCTGCGCACCCACCCCGGCTGCCGGGATCCCCGCCGCCCCGCGCGTACGGAACCGGTCCTGCTGCCCGGTCTGCTGTACTTCGCCACCGAATCGGAGGTGTGGACCGGTGGCAGGGCCTTCTACGACCCCGGCCCCGGCCTCCGGCCCGCCGACGGCACGGGCGGCCGGCGGACCGGAGGCGGTGAACTGCCCGCCCGGGCCTATCTGCTGACGCTCTCCCAGTTCTCGGATATCGCCGCTCAGGAGATGTACCGGGAGCCCGGTGAGGATCTCGACCTGACGGAGGCGCTCACCCGCGGCCGGGCCCGGATCGGACCCGGCAGGTACGAGACCCTGGTGTGCGCCGGACTGCTGGACGGGGACCCGGTGCTGACCTTCACCGCCCCCTGGAGCAGCCGGGACGTGGCCGCGAACCCGCCCTCGGCGGCCTACCTCCGGCACATCGCGGCAGGGATCGTCGCCGCCCACGGCTGGAGCCCGCACCAGGCCGCCGCGTACCTCGCCGGCTGCCCGGGAGCCGCGGGGCACTGGACGGCGACGGAGATCGCGGCGCTGCTCGACGCCCCGTGGTGA
- a CDS encoding HAD-IIA family hydrolase: protein MKGIGAVLIDIDGVLTVSWKALPGTVAAMEGLRAAGLPLVLVTNTTSRTRAAVAGRLAGEGFPVGVDDILTAPAVTAAYLRAHHPQARCRLINSGDVREDLTGVTLMGEEGTGEEDRDAPEVIVLGGAGDAFGYPALNSAFRDLQRGARLVAMHRNLYWRTADGLDLDTGAFLPGLERAAGVEATVTGKPAAAFFATALAHLGVPAAEALMVGDDIESDVLAAQRCGITGVLVRTGKYLPETHRAADGTPDHVLDSFAELPGLLGLR, encoded by the coding sequence ATGAAGGGAATCGGAGCGGTCCTGATCGATATCGACGGCGTGCTCACCGTCTCCTGGAAGGCGCTGCCGGGCACGGTGGCGGCGATGGAAGGGCTGCGCGCCGCGGGGCTCCCGCTGGTACTGGTCACCAACACCACCTCGCGGACCCGCGCGGCGGTCGCCGGGCGGCTGGCCGGGGAGGGATTTCCGGTCGGTGTCGACGACATCCTGACCGCCCCCGCCGTCACCGCCGCCTACCTGCGCGCACACCATCCGCAGGCACGCTGCCGGCTGATCAACAGCGGCGACGTCCGCGAGGACCTGACAGGTGTGACGCTGATGGGGGAGGAGGGGACGGGCGAGGAGGACCGGGACGCGCCGGAGGTGATCGTCCTCGGCGGTGCGGGCGATGCGTTCGGCTACCCGGCCCTCAACAGCGCCTTCCGGGACCTGCAGCGCGGTGCCCGGCTGGTCGCCATGCACCGCAACCTGTACTGGCGTACGGCGGACGGGCTCGACCTGGACACCGGGGCCTTCCTGCCGGGGCTGGAACGGGCGGCCGGCGTCGAGGCGACGGTCACCGGCAAACCGGCGGCGGCCTTCTTCGCCACCGCGCTGGCACACCTCGGCGTCCCGGCCGCGGAAGCGCTCATGGTGGGCGACGACATCGAGTCCGATGTGCTGGCGGCCCAGCGCTGCGGGATCACCGGGGTGCTCGTCAGGACCGGCAAATATCTCCCGGAGACCCACCGGGCCGCCGACGGCACACCGGACCATGTGCTCGATTCCTTCGCCGAGCTGCCCGGCCTGCTCGGTCTGCGGTGA
- a CDS encoding FAD-binding oxidoreductase yields MMGSRGPTPGADIEGTLIRRGEAGYERARSAAVWNERRPERYPEVVVRAAAEADVARAVTYARTKGLRVSTYSGGHNWSGSPLRDQGLLLDLSALRECRVTPATDDHPATATVQPAATGQELVAALTPRELAFPVGHCPTVAVGGFLLSGGLGWNSRAWGASCAGVREIRAVTADGRTVTCSDTENPDLFWAARGAGPGFCAVVTRFRLALKPLPASIMTTSLTFPLAEVARVTEWAAHTALGLPPYVEVSFLLSPSGPQADSAPAGPRIAVGATAFAATRGEALQALQPFADCPFGELAVDRRPAAPTSFAALHEGAGAAWPPVHRYAADTLWSPESYATQLTRIADAVARAPSGKSLVLAPVQPVSEHPALLRNMAFSPLGASYLVCYAVWDDPAEDATQTRWLREAMATVNPQGDGFHYIAETDLEADAARTRRSYTPAAWDRLQEIKAQWDPDNLFHSYLAP; encoded by the coding sequence ATGATGGGCTCACGGGGACCGACACCGGGGGCGGACATCGAGGGCACGCTGATCCGGCGGGGCGAGGCCGGCTACGAGCGGGCCCGGTCCGCCGCGGTGTGGAACGAGCGGCGGCCCGAGCGGTACCCCGAGGTCGTCGTGCGCGCCGCCGCGGAGGCGGACGTGGCACGGGCCGTCACCTACGCCCGCACGAAGGGACTACGGGTCTCGACGTACTCCGGCGGGCACAACTGGTCCGGTTCCCCGCTGCGCGACCAGGGGCTGCTGCTCGACCTCTCCGCGCTCCGGGAGTGCCGTGTCACGCCCGCGACCGACGACCACCCGGCGACCGCCACCGTGCAGCCCGCCGCCACCGGCCAGGAACTGGTCGCCGCCCTGACCCCGCGGGAACTGGCCTTTCCCGTGGGCCACTGCCCCACCGTGGCGGTCGGCGGGTTCCTGCTCAGCGGCGGCCTGGGCTGGAACTCCCGTGCCTGGGGGGCGTCCTGCGCCGGCGTCCGCGAGATCCGGGCCGTCACCGCCGACGGCCGGACGGTCACCTGCAGCGATACCGAGAACCCCGACCTCTTCTGGGCCGCGCGGGGCGCCGGGCCGGGCTTCTGCGCGGTCGTCACCCGCTTCCGCCTCGCCCTGAAGCCCCTCCCCGCCTCGATCATGACGACCTCCCTGACCTTCCCGCTGGCCGAGGTGGCCCGGGTGACGGAGTGGGCGGCGCACACCGCTCTCGGACTCCCGCCGTACGTCGAGGTGTCCTTCCTCCTCTCGCCGTCCGGTCCGCAGGCCGACTCGGCCCCGGCAGGTCCGCGGATCGCGGTCGGCGCGACCGCGTTCGCCGCGACGCGGGGCGAAGCCCTCCAGGCGCTGCAGCCGTTCGCCGACTGCCCCTTCGGCGAGCTCGCCGTCGACCGCCGGCCGGCCGCACCGACCTCCTTCGCCGCCCTGCACGAGGGCGCGGGCGCCGCCTGGCCCCCCGTACACCGGTACGCGGCGGACACCCTGTGGTCGCCGGAGAGCTATGCCACCCAGCTGACCCGAATCGCCGACGCGGTGGCCCGCGCCCCCTCGGGGAAGTCCCTGGTGCTGGCGCCGGTGCAGCCGGTCTCCGAGCACCCCGCCCTGCTGCGGAACATGGCCTTCTCCCCGCTCGGCGCGTCCTACCTCGTCTGCTACGCGGTCTGGGACGACCCGGCCGAGGACGCGACGCAGACGCGCTGGCTGCGCGAGGCCATGGCCACCGTGAACCCCCAGGGCGACGGCTTCCACTACATCGCCGAAACGGACCTGGAGGCCGACGCCGCACGGACCCGGCGCTCCTACACCCCCGCCGCCTGGGACCGTCTGCAGGAGATCAAGGCGCAGTGGGATCCGGACAACCTCTTCCACTCGTATCTCGCCCCCTGA
- a CDS encoding putative quinol monooxygenase, with protein MIFIVVKFPVKPEYVEEWPQHVESFTSATRAEPGNLWFEWSRSIEDPNTYVLVEAFQDDAAEAHVNSDHFRAGIETMRPLLRRTPDIVSTTIEGADGWSAMGEITID; from the coding sequence ATGATCTTCATTGTCGTCAAGTTCCCCGTGAAGCCCGAGTACGTCGAAGAGTGGCCGCAGCACGTCGAATCCTTCACCAGCGCCACCCGTGCCGAGCCCGGCAACCTGTGGTTCGAATGGTCCCGCAGCATCGAGGACCCGAACACCTATGTCCTGGTCGAGGCATTCCAGGACGACGCCGCCGAGGCGCACGTCAATTCCGACCACTTCCGCGCCGGAATCGAGACGATGCGTCCGCTGCTGCGCCGCACCCCGGACATTGTCAGCACCACCATCGAGGGTGCGGACGGCTGGAGTGCGATGGGCGAGATCACCATCGACTGA
- a CDS encoding phosphoribosyltransferase family protein, translated as MLFTDRADAGHRLAESLQHLQGEEPVVLGLPRGGVPVAFEVARALRAPLDVIVVRKLGVPYQRELGFGAIGEGGVRVISDDIVRRGRLDQADLASVEHAEAAELTRQAERFRAGRPRLDLAGRTAIVVDDGIATGATAAAACQVVRAQGAARVVLAVPVAPPDAAERLRGATDEFVCLSTPFAFSAVGEWYRDFSQTPDDEVVALLARAAADPGPAGPQQRAGAPGGAGAETDVAEEVAIDAAGVRLTGDLTVPAGSRAVVMFAHGSGSSRHSPRNRLVAAALNDAGLGTLLFDLLTPAEEAHRANVFDIDTLAGRLTDATGWLRGRIAGPVGYFGASTGAAAALRAAASPGADIAAVVSRGGRPDLAGPLLSGVRAPTLLIVGGNDPLVLDLNREAEAALRGETRLEIVPGATHLFEERGALQQVAALARDWFISHMVIPA; from the coding sequence GTGCTGTTCACCGACCGCGCGGACGCGGGGCATCGCCTCGCCGAATCGCTGCAGCATCTGCAGGGGGAAGAACCCGTCGTGCTGGGACTGCCCCGTGGCGGGGTCCCGGTGGCCTTCGAAGTGGCCCGGGCGCTCCGGGCGCCGCTCGATGTGATCGTGGTCCGCAAGCTGGGGGTTCCCTACCAGCGCGAGCTGGGTTTCGGCGCCATCGGCGAGGGCGGCGTACGCGTGATCAGCGACGACATCGTCCGCCGTGGCCGCCTCGACCAGGCCGACCTGGCCTCCGTGGAGCACGCCGAGGCGGCCGAGCTGACCCGCCAGGCGGAACGCTTCCGCGCCGGACGCCCCCGGCTCGATCTCGCCGGCCGCACGGCGATCGTCGTGGACGACGGGATCGCCACCGGCGCCACCGCGGCGGCCGCCTGCCAGGTGGTACGCGCGCAGGGCGCGGCCCGGGTGGTGCTCGCGGTGCCCGTGGCGCCGCCGGACGCGGCCGAGCGGCTCCGCGGCGCGACCGATGAATTCGTCTGCCTGTCCACCCCGTTCGCCTTCTCCGCCGTCGGCGAGTGGTACCGGGACTTCTCCCAGACGCCGGACGACGAGGTCGTCGCGCTGCTGGCACGGGCCGCGGCCGACCCCGGGCCGGCCGGCCCCCAGCAGCGCGCCGGAGCGCCCGGCGGGGCGGGTGCGGAGACGGATGTGGCGGAGGAGGTGGCGATCGACGCCGCCGGGGTCCGGCTCACCGGGGACCTCACCGTGCCGGCGGGCAGCCGGGCCGTGGTGATGTTCGCTCACGGCTCGGGCAGCAGCCGGCACAGCCCGCGCAACCGCCTGGTCGCCGCGGCCCTGAACGACGCGGGCCTGGGCACCTTGCTCTTCGACCTGCTCACACCGGCGGAGGAGGCCCACCGGGCGAACGTCTTCGACATCGACACCCTCGCCGGGCGGCTGACGGACGCCACCGGGTGGCTGCGCGGCCGCATCGCCGGCCCGGTCGGCTACTTCGGCGCCAGCACCGGAGCCGCGGCGGCGCTGCGGGCCGCCGCGTCCCCCGGCGCGGACATCGCCGCCGTGGTCTCCCGCGGCGGCCGCCCCGACCTCGCCGGACCACTGCTCTCCGGCGTACGGGCGCCGACGCTGCTCATCGTGGGCGGCAACGACCCCCTGGTCCTCGACCTCAACCGCGAGGCCGAGGCGGCCCTGCGCGGGGAGACCCGTCTGGAGATCGTGCCCGGCGCCACCCATCTCTTCGAGGAACGCGGCGCCCTCCAGCAGGTCGCCGCCCTCGCCCGGGACTGGTTCATCAGCCACATGGTGATACCGGCATAG
- a CDS encoding antibiotic biosynthesis monooxygenase, whose protein sequence is MSARASRGSAADHATVVTSQKVREGRIDEYQRWQDRTNQAAREFEGFVGAEVYPPGPGEENEWVAVFRFSGMDRLTGWLDSNRRQELLEEARGLFEGPPTQEVLQGGSPAQPPADVVTAVISHDVKPGAEQGFLSWQEKTLRVQEKAPGFMGSELFRPVEGVQEHWVVVFRFDSREHLDDWLASEVRAKLLKEGSKYFTSYDVRKVGSAFSGWFQFDHGKGGGAPPNWKQAMSVLLALYPTVMVLNLTVGVGLEKLTVREYIGLFLSNVLSVSALTWLLMPIVNRVLAFWLVPARVARNRRAQVLGFSSVVLCYLVFIAVFGLITHQIW, encoded by the coding sequence GTGAGTGCCCGTGCAAGCCGTGGTTCCGCGGCAGACCACGCCACCGTTGTGACCTCGCAGAAGGTGCGCGAAGGCCGGATCGACGAGTATCAGCGCTGGCAGGACAGGACAAATCAGGCCGCCCGCGAATTCGAGGGATTCGTGGGCGCAGAGGTGTACCCACCCGGCCCCGGCGAAGAAAACGAATGGGTGGCGGTATTCCGCTTTTCTGGTATGGACCGTCTCACCGGCTGGCTGGATTCGAATCGTCGGCAGGAGTTGCTCGAAGAAGCGCGCGGGCTCTTCGAAGGCCCTCCGACGCAGGAGGTGCTCCAGGGCGGCAGCCCCGCGCAGCCGCCTGCCGACGTGGTCACCGCGGTCATCTCCCATGATGTGAAGCCGGGAGCCGAGCAGGGGTTCCTCAGCTGGCAGGAGAAGACGCTCAGGGTGCAGGAGAAGGCGCCGGGCTTCATGGGGTCCGAACTGTTCAGGCCGGTGGAGGGCGTGCAGGAGCACTGGGTCGTCGTCTTCCGGTTCGACTCCCGCGAGCACCTCGACGACTGGCTCGCCTCCGAGGTGCGCGCGAAGCTGCTGAAGGAGGGGAGCAAGTACTTCACCTCGTACGACGTGCGCAAGGTCGGTTCGGCGTTCAGCGGCTGGTTCCAGTTCGACCACGGCAAGGGGGGCGGCGCCCCGCCCAACTGGAAGCAGGCGATGTCCGTTCTCCTGGCGCTCTATCCGACGGTGATGGTGCTCAACCTGACCGTGGGAGTGGGGCTGGAGAAACTCACCGTCCGCGAGTACATCGGCCTGTTCCTCTCCAACGTACTGAGCGTCAGCGCGCTGACCTGGTTGCTGATGCCGATCGTGAACCGGGTGCTCGCCTTCTGGCTGGTGCCCGCCCGGGTGGCCCGGAACCGCCGGGCGCAGGTGCTGGGCTTCTCATCGGTCGTGCTCTGCTACCTGGTGTTCATCGCTGTCTTCGGACTGATCACCCACCAGATCTGGTGA
- a CDS encoding nucleoside deaminase, whose translation MEQKELLAEAVRLATESVENGWGGPFGAVLARDGNIVARGQNRVLLTGDPTAHAEMETIRKAVQVLNPEAPSISVERQNESTLEYVPRPPGSPDPVPERARMLQGTSIYISGAPCPMCMSAIYWSRIDAVYYSCDLEDTAKIGFDDTFQYEDFKRPLDERRIKIEQIYPEMGAQSYAAWTNRPDKHPY comes from the coding sequence ATGGAACAGAAAGAACTTCTCGCAGAGGCTGTACGGCTTGCCACGGAATCCGTGGAGAACGGCTGGGGCGGCCCGTTCGGTGCGGTGCTCGCGCGCGACGGGAACATCGTCGCCCGCGGACAGAACCGTGTCCTGCTGACCGGCGACCCCACCGCGCACGCCGAGATGGAGACCATCCGGAAGGCCGTGCAGGTCCTCAACCCCGAAGCTCCGAGCATCTCCGTGGAGCGTCAGAACGAGAGCACGCTGGAGTACGTCCCCCGGCCCCCCGGGTCACCGGACCCGGTCCCGGAGCGGGCCCGTATGCTCCAGGGCACCTCGATCTACATCAGCGGCGCACCCTGCCCCATGTGCATGAGTGCCATCTACTGGTCCCGGATCGACGCCGTCTACTACAGCTGCGACCTCGAGGACACCGCGAAGATCGGCTTCGACGACACGTTCCAGTACGAGGACTTCAAGAGGCCGCTCGACGAGCGCAGGATCAAGATCGAGCAGATCTACCCCGAGATGGGCGCCCAGTCGTACGCGGCCTGGACGAACCGGCCGGACAAGCACCCGTACTGA